Proteins encoded by one window of Phytohabitans houttuyneae:
- a CDS encoding LLM class flavin-dependent oxidoreductase yields the protein MSDYGQDLLFGTFITPVNQPATQAVDLAVASDRAGLDLVTFQDHPYQPRFHDTWTLMSYAASRTSRIHLSANVLNLPLRQPAVLARSAASLDLLSGGRVELGIGAGGFWDAIEAMGGRRLSPGQAVEALEEAITVIREIWAADRPGPVKVDGRYYRVHGAKRGPRPPHDIGIWVGAYKPRMLRLIGRAADGWLPSLGYLPGGAADLAELNRHIDGAAAAAGRDPGQVRRLLNVSGRFAPTGRAFLDGPAEQWAEDLAGLTLEYGITGFILGTDDEYTIEAFAAEVAPATRELVAAERQGLRVT from the coding sequence ATGAGCGACTATGGGCAGGACCTGCTGTTCGGGACGTTCATCACGCCGGTCAACCAGCCCGCCACGCAGGCCGTCGACCTGGCGGTGGCCAGCGACCGGGCCGGGCTCGACCTGGTGACGTTCCAGGACCATCCGTACCAGCCGCGCTTCCACGACACCTGGACGCTGATGTCGTACGCGGCCTCGCGCACCAGCCGCATCCACCTCAGCGCGAACGTGCTCAACCTGCCGCTGCGGCAGCCGGCCGTGCTCGCCCGCAGCGCCGCCAGCCTCGACCTGCTCAGCGGCGGGCGGGTCGAGCTCGGCATCGGCGCGGGCGGCTTCTGGGACGCGATCGAGGCGATGGGTGGGCGGCGCCTGAGCCCCGGCCAGGCGGTGGAGGCGCTCGAAGAGGCGATCACCGTCATCCGCGAGATCTGGGCCGCCGACCGGCCCGGCCCGGTGAAGGTCGACGGCAGGTACTACCGGGTGCACGGCGCCAAGCGCGGACCCAGGCCGCCGCACGACATCGGCATCTGGGTCGGCGCGTACAAGCCGCGGATGCTGCGGCTGATCGGGCGCGCGGCGGACGGCTGGCTGCCCTCGCTGGGCTACCTGCCGGGCGGTGCGGCGGACCTCGCCGAGCTGAACCGGCACATCGACGGCGCCGCGGCGGCCGCGGGTCGCGATCCCGGCCAGGTGCGGCGCCTGCTGAACGTATCCGGCCGGTTCGCACCGACCGGCCGCGCGTTTCTCGACGGTCCCGCCGAACAGTGGGCCGAGGACCTCGCCGGGCTGACCCTGGAGTACGGGATCACCGGCTTCATCCTCGGCACCGACGACGAGTACACGATCGAGGCGTTCGCGGCGGAGGTGGCGCCGGCGACGCGGGAGCTCGTCGCCGCGGAGCGCCAGGGCCTGCGGGTCACATAG
- a CDS encoding ArsR/SmtB family transcription factor: MATDLLDATFSALADPTRRAILARLAAGEATVTELAAPFRMSQPAISKHLKVLERAGLVSRGRDAQRRPCRLEARPLKAAVDWLEAYRDYWEESYQRLDALLAELREAEE, encoded by the coding sequence ATGGCTACCGATCTGCTTGATGCCACGTTTTCGGCCCTCGCCGACCCGACCCGCCGGGCGATCCTCGCCCGTCTCGCGGCGGGGGAGGCGACGGTCACCGAGCTCGCCGCACCGTTCCGGATGAGCCAGCCGGCGATCTCCAAGCACCTCAAGGTGCTGGAGCGCGCGGGGCTCGTCTCCCGCGGCCGCGACGCGCAGCGGCGGCCCTGCCGGCTGGAGGCCCGCCCGCTCAAGGCGGCGGTCGACTGGCTGGAGGCCTACCGCGACTACTGGGAGGAGAGCTACCAGCGGCTCGACGCGCTCCTGGCCGAGCTGCGGGAGGCGGAGGAATGA
- a CDS encoding SRPBCC family protein gives MSGRGVVVSTPTDREIVMTRSFDAPPRLVFAAFTRPDLLPRWYGAQGWHLVSCDLDLRVGGAYRLVSEGPGGERMAQSGVYRAVEPHTRLVLTEIFDEQSYPGETVITHEFAGRAGRTDLTSTVRYATPEGRDRVLRYPMARGVGESFDRLDKLLTEGFKSDELDS, from the coding sequence ATGAGCGGGCGCGGCGTCGTGGTCAGCACGCCGACGGACCGGGAGATCGTCATGACCCGGTCGTTCGACGCGCCACCGCGGCTCGTCTTCGCCGCGTTCACCCGGCCCGACCTGCTGCCCCGGTGGTACGGCGCGCAGGGCTGGCACCTCGTCTCCTGCGACCTCGACCTGCGGGTGGGCGGCGCCTACCGGCTCGTCTCGGAGGGGCCGGGCGGCGAGCGGATGGCGCAGAGCGGCGTCTACCGCGCGGTCGAGCCGCACACCCGGCTGGTGCTCACCGAGATCTTCGACGAGCAGTCGTATCCGGGCGAGACCGTGATCACCCACGAGTTCGCCGGCCGCGCCGGCCGCACCGACCTCACCAGCACCGTGCGCTACGCGACGCCCGAGGGGCGCGACCGCGTGCTGCGGTATCCGATGGCCCGCGGGGTCGGAGAGAGCTTCGACCGCCTGGACAAGCTACTCACGGAAGGATTCAAAAGCGATGAACTGGACTCTTGA
- a CDS encoding FAD-binding oxidoreductase gives MRSFGGPVFRQGDDGYDAERTGFNLTIDHRPEVVVGATGPEDVIAAVELAASRGLAVGVLATGHGPSVAADGQVLINMRRMDEVRVDPAARTAWAGGGARWSHVIPQTAPHGLAPLNGSSVNVGVAGYTLGGGVGPLGRQFGYAADRVRRIDLVTADGRLRHVTAESEPELFWAVRGGKGNFGVVVGLEFDLVEVSRLYGGGLFFPAEAAADVLHAYRRWAPTAPEEMSTSVLLIDFPPIPQVPEVFRGRYLVNVRFAYTGTVEEGERLVAPLREVATPVLDTLGEVPYAEVGGIYNDPTDPMPAYDSSLSLRTLDEGAVDAILAQAGPDSGSPLIVELRQLGGAYSRPPAVPSAVGGRDTAYTLFATCVLPPGGEDGVRAVHDRLHEAMRPWDSGTLTYNFCGPRDAAPDRVKLAFTPEDWERLVKVKAAYDPDNMFRVNLNIPPAA, from the coding sequence ATGCGATCTTTCGGGGGGCCGGTGTTCCGGCAAGGAGACGACGGGTACGACGCGGAGCGGACTGGGTTCAACCTCACCATCGACCACCGCCCGGAGGTGGTGGTCGGCGCGACCGGGCCGGAGGACGTGATCGCCGCGGTCGAGCTCGCCGCGTCGCGCGGCCTGGCGGTGGGAGTGCTGGCCACCGGGCACGGGCCGTCGGTGGCCGCCGACGGCCAGGTTCTGATCAACATGCGGCGGATGGACGAGGTCCGGGTCGACCCGGCCGCGCGCACGGCGTGGGCCGGCGGCGGCGCGCGGTGGTCCCACGTGATCCCGCAGACCGCGCCGCACGGCCTCGCCCCGCTCAACGGCTCCAGCGTCAACGTCGGCGTCGCCGGCTACACGCTCGGCGGCGGCGTGGGCCCGCTCGGCCGGCAGTTCGGGTACGCCGCCGACCGCGTGCGCCGCATCGACCTGGTCACCGCCGACGGGCGGCTGCGCCACGTCACGGCCGAGAGCGAGCCTGAGCTGTTCTGGGCGGTGCGCGGCGGCAAGGGCAACTTCGGCGTGGTCGTGGGGCTGGAGTTCGACCTGGTGGAGGTGTCCCGGCTCTACGGCGGGGGCCTGTTCTTCCCCGCCGAGGCGGCCGCCGACGTGCTGCACGCGTACCGCCGGTGGGCGCCCACCGCACCCGAGGAGATGTCCACGTCGGTGCTGCTGATCGACTTCCCGCCGATACCGCAGGTCCCCGAGGTGTTCCGCGGCCGGTACCTGGTCAACGTGCGCTTCGCCTACACGGGCACGGTCGAGGAGGGCGAGCGGCTCGTCGCACCGCTGCGCGAGGTCGCCACGCCGGTGCTGGACACGCTGGGTGAGGTGCCGTACGCGGAGGTCGGCGGCATCTACAACGACCCGACCGACCCCATGCCGGCGTACGACTCGAGCCTCTCGCTGCGCACTCTCGACGAGGGCGCGGTCGACGCCATCCTGGCGCAGGCGGGTCCGGACTCCGGCTCACCGCTGATCGTGGAGCTGCGCCAGCTCGGCGGGGCGTACAGCCGGCCGCCCGCGGTGCCGAGCGCGGTGGGCGGCCGCGACACGGCGTACACGCTCTTCGCCACGTGCGTCCTCCCGCCGGGCGGGGAAGACGGCGTGCGCGCGGTGCACGACCGGCTGCACGAGGCGATGCGGCCGTGGGACAGCGGCACGCTGACCTACAACTTCTGCGGCCCGCGCGACGCCGCGCCCGACCGGGTCAAGCTCGCCTTCACGCCGGAGGACTGGGAGCGGCTCGTCAAGGTCAAGGCGGCGTACGACCCGGACAACATGTTCCGCGTCAACCTCAACATCCCGCCGGCGGCCTAG
- a CDS encoding Acg family FMN-binding oxidoreductase, whose translation MTSTGYTTALLETAVAAAIRAPSLHNSQPWRFRLRDGGIEVLVERDRPLPVAGHGDLGDWAAHLACGAAVFNLRLALAAEGVPPRVRLFPNPDDPDVVARLEPDRPRPATPAELELLAAVPRRRSSRLPFFPEPVPGEIRWRLVEAARAEGGWLDLVVGTAAVDAFGELARGANRVLERDPRYRAEIAAWTRHGPAPDGVPARAGGPVAEPHDLLPQRPFGDRTRAPGRDFEAEPLVAVVGAAGDTAVDRLTAGQALQRVLLTATGAGLAASMLSQPIEVAAARERLRTALSRFGSPQMVLRVGYGQPAWPTPRRPAAEVIDMAVRSG comes from the coding sequence ATGACCAGCACCGGCTACACCACCGCCCTCCTGGAGACGGCCGTCGCGGCGGCCATCCGCGCGCCGTCTCTGCACAACAGCCAGCCGTGGCGCTTCCGGCTGCGCGACGGCGGCATCGAGGTCCTGGTCGAGCGGGACCGGCCGCTGCCCGTCGCCGGCCACGGTGACCTGGGCGACTGGGCGGCGCACCTGGCCTGCGGCGCGGCCGTGTTCAACCTGCGGCTCGCGCTCGCCGCCGAAGGCGTGCCGCCGCGGGTACGGCTGTTCCCCAACCCGGACGACCCGGACGTGGTCGCCCGCCTGGAGCCGGACCGGCCGCGCCCGGCCACCCCCGCCGAGCTGGAGCTGCTCGCGGCCGTACCGCGCCGGCGCAGCAGCCGGCTGCCGTTCTTCCCCGAGCCGGTGCCGGGCGAGATCCGCTGGCGGCTCGTGGAGGCGGCCCGCGCCGAGGGCGGCTGGCTGGACCTTGTCGTGGGCACGGCGGCGGTGGACGCTTTCGGCGAGCTCGCCCGCGGCGCCAACCGCGTCCTGGAACGCGATCCCCGGTACCGCGCCGAGATCGCCGCCTGGACCCGCCACGGCCCCGCGCCGGACGGCGTGCCCGCGCGGGCCGGCGGGCCGGTGGCCGAGCCGCACGACCTGCTGCCGCAGCGGCCGTTCGGCGACCGCACCCGGGCACCGGGGCGGGACTTCGAGGCGGAGCCGCTGGTCGCCGTCGTCGGCGCGGCCGGCGACACCGCCGTGGACCGGCTCACCGCGGGGCAGGCCCTTCAGCGGGTACTGCTCACCGCCACCGGCGCCGGCCTCGCCGCGTCGATGCTCTCCCAGCCGATCGAGGTCGCCGCCGCGCGGGAGCGGCTGCGCACCGCCCTCAGCCGTTTCGGCAGCCCGCAGATGGTGCTGCGGGTCGGCTACGGCCAGCCCGCCTGGCCCACGCCCCGCCGGCCCGCGGCCGAGGTCATCGACATGGCCGTACGCAGCGGATAA
- a CDS encoding LLM class flavin-dependent oxidoreductase translates to MNYGHPLEFGTFITPAGDDAVALATLSEDLGYDLVTFQDHPYQPAFHDTWTLMSWVAGRTERIHIAANVLNVPLRQPAVLARGAASLDLLSGGRFDLALGAGAFWDAIGAMGGPRLAPGAAVGALEEAIDIVRGMLDAGEDTPLRYAGDHYRLTGAERGPLPRHHIPIWLGARKRRMLRLIGRKADGWVVTLGYLKPGDFRAGNKIIDEAAAEAGRDPAEIRRLVNIAGTFAAERRGFLQGPPDAWVDDLLPLVVEDGVGTFILMSDDPATLTHFGREVAPALRAAVDRALPAPLPAGRFRAAAVRAKRRPGIDYDGLPRALAETAVEPGDIDFPRVRANYMRGGSPGIVLRPRDAGEVAEALAFARRHPDLPMGVRSGGHGISGRSTNDGGVVIDLGALDTVEVLDEATRRVRIGPGARWKQVAAALSPYGWALSSGDYGGVGVGGLATAGGIGFLGRKHGLTIDHLRAVEMVLADGAVVRASDTENPDLFWAVRGAGANFGIATSFEFEVDEVGEVGWAQLGFIASDTAGFLRRYGEAASSAPRDTTTFLVLGPPRRGQPAVAQLYGVVDSDDPDTVIAQLQPFAQAGPMFQQQVVIAPYAAVMGMASDAEHQGRGEPISRSAFIREITPEFAEAAQRLLHSGVVYFFQLRTVGGAVADVDPDATAYAHRDAGFSVIAMGVDRERLDRLWDGLSEHFDGLYLSFETDQRPERLADAFPPRTLRRLRELKGRYDPDNVFRDNFNIRPLTGGEES, encoded by the coding sequence ATGAACTACGGTCATCCGCTCGAGTTCGGCACCTTCATCACCCCCGCCGGCGACGACGCGGTCGCGCTCGCCACGCTCAGCGAAGACCTCGGCTACGACCTGGTGACGTTCCAGGACCACCCGTACCAGCCCGCCTTCCACGACACCTGGACGCTGATGTCCTGGGTCGCGGGGCGCACCGAGCGGATCCACATCGCGGCCAACGTGCTCAACGTCCCGCTGCGCCAGCCGGCCGTGCTCGCCCGCGGCGCCGCGAGCCTCGACCTGCTCTCCGGCGGGCGGTTCGACCTGGCGCTCGGCGCGGGCGCGTTCTGGGACGCGATCGGCGCGATGGGCGGGCCCCGGCTCGCGCCCGGCGCCGCGGTCGGCGCGCTCGAAGAGGCGATCGACATCGTCCGCGGCATGCTCGACGCCGGGGAGGACACCCCGTTGCGGTACGCGGGCGACCACTACCGCCTGACCGGCGCCGAGCGCGGCCCGCTGCCCCGCCACCACATCCCGATCTGGCTCGGCGCCCGCAAGCGCCGCATGCTGCGCCTCATCGGCCGCAAGGCGGACGGCTGGGTGGTCACGCTCGGTTACCTGAAGCCGGGCGACTTCCGCGCCGGCAACAAGATCATTGACGAGGCGGCGGCCGAGGCGGGGCGCGACCCGGCGGAGATCCGCCGGCTGGTCAACATCGCCGGTACCTTCGCCGCCGAGCGCCGGGGCTTCCTGCAGGGCCCGCCCGACGCCTGGGTCGACGACCTGCTCCCGCTCGTGGTGGAGGACGGCGTCGGCACGTTCATCCTCATGTCCGACGACCCGGCGACGCTGACACATTTCGGGCGCGAGGTGGCGCCGGCACTGCGCGCGGCGGTCGACCGGGCGCTGCCCGCGCCGCTGCCCGCCGGCCGGTTCCGCGCCGCGGCGGTGCGCGCCAAGCGGCGGCCCGGCATCGACTACGACGGCCTTCCGCGCGCGCTGGCCGAGACCGCGGTCGAGCCCGGCGACATCGACTTCCCGCGGGTACGCGCGAACTACATGCGCGGCGGCTCCCCCGGCATCGTGCTGCGCCCGCGGGACGCGGGCGAGGTGGCCGAGGCGCTCGCGTTCGCCCGCCGCCACCCCGACCTGCCGATGGGCGTGCGCAGCGGCGGCCACGGCATCAGCGGCCGCTCCACAAACGACGGTGGCGTCGTCATCGACCTCGGCGCGCTCGACACGGTCGAGGTGCTCGACGAGGCGACGCGCCGGGTGCGGATCGGGCCGGGCGCGCGGTGGAAGCAGGTCGCCGCGGCCCTTTCGCCGTACGGGTGGGCGCTCAGCTCCGGCGACTACGGCGGTGTCGGCGTGGGCGGGCTGGCCACGGCGGGCGGCATCGGCTTCCTCGGCCGCAAGCACGGCCTGACCATCGACCACCTGCGCGCGGTCGAGATGGTGCTCGCGGACGGCGCGGTCGTGCGCGCCAGCGACACCGAAAACCCGGACCTCTTCTGGGCGGTCCGCGGCGCCGGGGCAAACTTCGGCATCGCCACGTCGTTCGAGTTCGAGGTGGACGAGGTCGGCGAGGTCGGCTGGGCGCAGCTCGGCTTCATCGCGAGCGACACCGCGGGCTTCCTGCGCCGGTACGGCGAGGCGGCCTCGTCCGCGCCACGCGACACGACCACGTTCCTGGTGCTCGGACCGCCCAGGCGCGGCCAGCCGGCGGTCGCCCAGCTGTACGGCGTGGTCGACTCCGACGACCCCGACACGGTGATCGCCCAGCTCCAGCCGTTCGCGCAGGCCGGGCCGATGTTCCAGCAGCAGGTGGTGATCGCGCCGTACGCGGCGGTGATGGGCATGGCCTCCGACGCCGAGCACCAGGGGCGGGGGGAGCCGATCTCCCGCTCGGCGTTCATCCGCGAGATCACGCCGGAGTTCGCCGAGGCGGCGCAGCGGCTGCTGCACAGCGGCGTCGTCTACTTCTTCCAGCTGCGCACGGTCGGCGGCGCGGTGGCCGACGTGGACCCCGACGCCACCGCGTACGCGCACCGTGACGCCGGCTTCTCGGTCATCGCGATGGGCGTCGACCGCGAGCGGCTGGACCGCCTGTGGGACGGGCTCAGCGAGCACTTCGACGGCCTGTACCTGAGCTTCGAGACCGACCAGCGGCCCGAGCGGCTCGCCGACGCGTTCCCGCCCCGGACGCTGCGCCGGCTGCGCGAGCTCAAGGGGCGCTACGACCCCGACAACGTCTTCCGCGACAACTTCAACATCCGCCCGCTGACGGGTGGGGAGGAATCATGA
- a CDS encoding LCP family protein translates to MSHVAGTPKRRKYPLWAKLTVIVGAVLMVTSGTVIVGSRLLISQVTSDITQTTLIDGAAGAAAQAKGNNIDGPVNLLLVGLDEREGSDEEGARSDTIIILHIPASHDQAYLVSIPRDTRVRIPAYPKSGYQGGTAKVNAAFAVGYEGPGTELEKRARGFDLLAKTVNSLTGITFNGAAIIDFPGFESVVTELGGVDMCVDTRAESIHIGVTKDGKLVRGWYKEGAGIQGLPPGAKPLVHEKGCRRMSAIEALDYARIRKSLPDGDYGRQRHQQQLIKAIGKEATSTGVLTDPGKLNRVIKAAGKAFVLDTQGVPVEDFLFTFRGLAAHDLILVKTNAGEFASETIGGQAYEALTPETMRMLAAVRDGTLPDFLMAHPAFVATGT, encoded by the coding sequence ATGTCGCACGTCGCCGGCACCCCAAAACGGCGGAAATATCCGCTGTGGGCGAAGCTGACGGTCATCGTGGGCGCGGTCCTCATGGTGACGAGCGGCACGGTGATCGTCGGCTCGCGGCTGCTGATCTCGCAGGTCACGTCCGACATCACCCAGACGACGCTGATCGACGGCGCGGCCGGCGCGGCGGCGCAGGCCAAGGGCAACAACATCGACGGGCCGGTCAACCTGCTGCTCGTGGGCCTCGACGAGCGGGAGGGCAGCGACGAGGAGGGCGCCCGCTCGGACACGATCATCATCCTGCACATCCCGGCCAGCCACGACCAGGCGTACCTCGTCTCCATCCCCCGGGACACCCGCGTGCGGATCCCCGCGTACCCCAAGAGCGGGTACCAGGGCGGCACGGCGAAGGTGAACGCCGCGTTCGCGGTCGGGTACGAGGGGCCCGGCACCGAGCTGGAGAAGCGGGCGCGCGGCTTCGACCTGCTCGCCAAGACGGTCAACTCGCTCACCGGCATCACGTTCAACGGGGCGGCGATCATCGACTTCCCCGGCTTCGAGTCGGTCGTCACCGAGCTCGGCGGCGTCGACATGTGCGTGGACACCCGCGCCGAGTCGATCCACATCGGCGTGACGAAGGACGGCAAGCTGGTGCGCGGCTGGTACAAGGAGGGCGCCGGCATCCAGGGCCTCCCGCCGGGCGCCAAGCCGCTCGTGCACGAAAAGGGCTGCCGCCGGATGTCGGCGATCGAGGCGCTGGACTACGCCCGCATCCGCAAGAGCCTGCCGGACGGCGACTACGGCCGCCAGCGCCACCAGCAGCAGCTGATCAAGGCGATCGGCAAGGAGGCCACGAGCACCGGCGTGCTCACCGACCCGGGCAAGCTCAACCGCGTGATCAAGGCGGCCGGCAAGGCGTTCGTGCTGGACACGCAGGGTGTGCCGGTCGAGGACTTCCTCTTCACGTTCCGCGGGCTGGCGGCCCACGACCTCATCCTGGTCAAGACCAACGCGGGTGAGTTCGCGTCGGAGACGATCGGCGGCCAGGCGTACGAGGCGCTGACCCCGGAGACCATGCGCATGCTCGCCGCTGTGCGCGACGGCACACTCCCCGACTTCCTCATGGCCCACCCCGCTTTCGTGGCCACCGGCACCTGA
- a CDS encoding MarR family winged helix-turn-helix transcriptional regulator — protein MTTERPAYDGDFGWHLGVLLSGYQSLVVTVLGDFPHGPRGYQTLAAVVRGDQPSQLALATHLGIDRTVMTYLIDDLVRAGLVERQLNPADRRQRRVVPTAEGVGAYTDLERRVREAEDTLLGTLEPAERQALRHLLRRVACDVRNIEPVTDPCEAVDATLRQSARARS, from the coding sequence ATGACGACCGAGCGCCCCGCGTACGACGGCGACTTCGGGTGGCATCTGGGGGTGCTGCTCAGCGGATACCAGAGCCTGGTCGTCACGGTCCTCGGCGACTTCCCGCACGGCCCGCGGGGCTACCAGACGCTCGCCGCCGTGGTCCGCGGCGACCAGCCGAGCCAGCTGGCGCTCGCCACCCACCTGGGCATCGACCGCACCGTGATGACCTACCTGATCGACGACCTGGTCCGCGCCGGCCTTGTCGAGCGCCAGCTCAACCCCGCCGACCGCCGCCAGCGCAGGGTCGTCCCCACGGCCGAGGGCGTGGGCGCCTACACGGACCTGGAGCGCCGCGTCCGCGAGGCCGAGGACACGCTGCTGGGCACGCTGGAGCCGGCCGAGCGCCAGGCACTGCGGCACCTGCTGCGGCGGGTGGCCTGCGACGTCCGCAACATCGAGCCGGTCACCGACCCCTGCGAGGCCGTCGACGCCACCCTGCGCCAGAGCGCCCGGGCCAGGAGCTAG
- a CDS encoding response regulator — protein sequence MIKVFLLDDHEVVRRGLADLLQAEGDIEVVGESGSAQEAARRIPALRPDVAILDGRLPDGSGIDVCRDVRAVDSSIKGLILTSYEDDEALFAAIMAGAAGYVLKQIRGTDLVDAVRRVAAGQSLLDPAVTARVLERIRHGVEEPRELKSLTEQERRILEYIAEGLTNREIAARMFLAEKTVKNYVSSLLAKLGLERRTQAAVLATRLLGEHKL from the coding sequence GTGATTAAGGTCTTCCTCCTCGACGACCATGAGGTCGTCCGCCGTGGTCTGGCTGATCTGTTGCAGGCTGAGGGCGATATCGAGGTGGTGGGGGAGTCCGGGTCGGCGCAGGAGGCCGCTCGGCGTATTCCGGCGTTGCGGCCGGATGTGGCGATTCTCGACGGTCGGTTGCCGGATGGTAGTGGCATTGATGTGTGCCGGGATGTGCGGGCGGTGGACTCGTCGATCAAGGGTTTGATTCTGACGTCGTACGAGGACGACGAGGCGTTGTTCGCGGCGATCATGGCGGGTGCGGCCGGGTATGTGTTGAAGCAGATTCGTGGCACGGATCTGGTGGATGCGGTGCGGCGGGTGGCGGCGGGGCAGTCGTTGCTGGATCCGGCGGTGACGGCGCGGGTGCTGGAGCGGATCCGGCATGGTGTGGAGGAGCCGCGTGAGCTGAAGTCGTTGACGGAGCAGGAGCGGCGGATTTTGGAGTACATCGCGGAGGGTCTGACCAACCGCGAGATCGCGGCGAGGATGTTCCTGGCCGAGAAGACGGTCAAAAATTACGTCTCCAGCCTGCTGGCCAAGCTGGGCCTGGAGCGCCGCACGCAGGCCGCGGTGCTGGCCACCCGCCTGCTCGGCGAGCACAAGCTCTAG
- a CDS encoding sigma-70 family RNA polymerase sigma factor, producing the protein MAGDGFEDFYLGTRHRVVTFLYAMGGDRAEAQDAAQEAFLRAWQRWSTVARYDDPEAWVRTVGYRLCVNRWRKVRNRMVAYQRHGPQPPAPPPSEDTVALVDALRRLPEPERLAIALHHLLDLPVAEVAAQTGAPVNTVKSRLARGRRTLATLLGRDLPGEYTHA; encoded by the coding sequence GTGGCCGGAGACGGCTTCGAGGACTTCTACCTGGGGACGCGGCACCGGGTGGTGACGTTCCTGTACGCGATGGGCGGCGACCGGGCCGAGGCGCAGGACGCGGCACAGGAGGCTTTCCTGCGCGCCTGGCAGCGGTGGTCGACGGTCGCCCGCTACGACGACCCGGAGGCGTGGGTCCGCACCGTCGGCTACCGCCTGTGCGTCAACCGGTGGCGCAAGGTCCGCAACCGCATGGTGGCGTACCAGCGGCACGGCCCCCAGCCGCCCGCGCCACCGCCCAGCGAGGACACCGTGGCGCTCGTCGACGCGCTGCGCCGGCTGCCGGAGCCGGAGCGCCTTGCCATCGCGCTGCACCACCTGCTCGACCTGCCCGTCGCGGAGGTGGCGGCGCAGACGGGCGCGCCGGTCAACACGGTCAAGTCGCGGCTGGCCCGCGGCCGCAGGACGCTGGCCACCCTGCTGGGCAGGGACCTCCCGGGGGAGTACACGCATGCCTGA
- a CDS encoding GvpL/GvpF family gas vesicle protein, which yields MNGAAVYVFGVVAANHPGQPADLVGLGGPDSAVWRVHAGATAAVVAEAPGWLRARPRDLLAHQLVLDCLWQAGPVLPARYGIVAPDEETLRAWLRRSTLRHLDALAQVAGRVEIDVGAHPVAGAGGVYEALRPLAVRASAGRFLVEDGQAFLVEEDTVDTFLSRVAELDRAQAGRGRIRATGPLPPYAFTEPINGLSGVAGPLLDRSG from the coding sequence GTGAACGGCGCAGCCGTGTATGTCTTCGGGGTGGTGGCGGCCAACCACCCCGGCCAGCCGGCCGACCTTGTCGGCCTCGGCGGACCCGACTCGGCCGTGTGGCGGGTGCACGCCGGCGCGACCGCGGCCGTGGTCGCCGAAGCGCCGGGCTGGCTCCGGGCCCGCCCCCGCGACCTGCTCGCGCACCAGCTCGTGCTCGACTGCCTGTGGCAGGCCGGGCCGGTGCTGCCCGCGCGGTACGGGATCGTCGCGCCGGACGAGGAGACGCTCCGCGCCTGGCTGCGCCGGTCGACTCTGCGCCACCTGGACGCACTGGCCCAGGTGGCCGGCCGGGTGGAGATCGATGTGGGGGCCCACCCGGTGGCGGGGGCCGGTGGTGTGTACGAGGCGCTGCGCCCGCTCGCCGTGCGCGCGTCGGCCGGGCGTTTTCTGGTCGAGGACGGCCAGGCCTTCCTGGTCGAAGAGGACACAGTGGACACATTCCTCTCCCGGGTGGCGGAGCTCGACCGCGCGCAGGCGGGTCGCGGTCGCATCCGCGCCACCGGACCCCTTCCGCCGTACGCCTTCACGGAGCCGATCAACGGACTATCCGGTGTGGCCGGTCCCCTGCTCGACCGGTCCGGTTGA